In the genome of Fusobacterium necrogenes, one region contains:
- the rsxA gene encoding electron transport complex subunit RsxA yields MSFGSLFGIIIGSIFINNVIFAKFLGCCPFMGVSKKVDASLGMGMAVTFVITIASAVTWLVYHFLLAPFGLGYLQTIAFILIIAALVQFVEMAIAKTSPSLYKALGVFLPLITTNCAVLGVAIINIQEGYNFIETIVNGFAVAVGFSLALVLLAGIRERIEYSAIPAPFRGIPIAFICAGLLAMAFMGFSGMQI; encoded by the coding sequence GTGAGTTTTGGTAGTTTATTCGGTATAATTATTGGTTCAATATTTATAAATAACGTTATTTTTGCTAAGTTCTTAGGATGTTGTCCATTTATGGGAGTATCTAAAAAAGTTGATGCTTCTTTAGGAATGGGAATGGCTGTAACATTTGTTATAACTATTGCTTCTGCAGTTACTTGGCTTGTATATCATTTTTTATTAGCTCCATTTGGATTGGGATATCTTCAAACTATTGCTTTTATTTTGATAATCGCGGCATTAGTTCAATTTGTTGAAATGGCTATTGCTAAGACATCACCATCACTATATAAAGCATTAGGAGTTTTCCTACCACTTATTACTACAAACTGTGCAGTGCTAGGGGTTGCAATTATCAATATTCAAGAGGGATATAACTTCATTGAAACAATTGTAAATGGTTTTGCAGTTGCGGTAGGATTCTCATTAGCATTAGTTTTACTAGCTGGAATTAGAGAGAGAATAGAGTATTCAGCAATTCCAGCACCATTTAGAGGGATTCCAATTGCCTTTATCTGTGCAGGATTGCTTGCTATGGCATTTATGGGATTCAGTGGTATGCAAATTTAA
- a CDS encoding acyltransferase family protein encodes MYLNYINYFRGFAILMVVLGHFLYFPESTVTEKIVKAVIKGGTSPFVFISGFLFHHIFYRRGFDYKKFMKNKFKNVLLPYTIVVIPGLIYVVSQHNLDSYIYEKSKVLYIILYYLSGNALTATWYIPFAMLLFLASPIFVKFINLKNTEQKVIIFLLLIISMIIQRPIRDLTINLFQAFIYFSPFYCLGIYVSMNKEKIGKILERNTLILGIIWLITLIFQVKYNILETTQKSIFEIKGVDLVVPEKFFICLFFLGLFIKLENLNNALGDGIKKILNLLAECSFGIFFIHNYFILLFWEKYHTGIGILQSLTLGIVTIFLSTLIVLLFKKGLGKNSRILIGS; translated from the coding sequence ATGTATTTAAACTATATTAATTATTTTAGAGGCTTTGCTATCTTGATGGTTGTATTAGGACATTTTCTATATTTTCCTGAGAGTACAGTAACAGAAAAGATAGTAAAAGCAGTTATAAAAGGTGGAACAAGCCCTTTCGTATTTATATCAGGCTTTCTATTTCATCACATATTCTATAGGAGAGGATTTGATTATAAAAAATTTATGAAAAATAAGTTTAAAAATGTACTTTTACCCTATACTATAGTAGTCATACCAGGCCTTATATATGTAGTTTCACAGCACAATTTAGATTCATATATATATGAAAAAAGTAAGGTTTTATATATAATACTATACTACCTATCTGGGAATGCTCTCACAGCAACTTGGTATATTCCATTTGCTATGTTATTGTTTTTAGCTTCACCTATATTTGTTAAATTTATCAATCTAAAGAATACTGAGCAAAAAGTAATAATATTTTTATTATTGATTATAAGCATGATAATTCAAAGACCTATAAGGGATCTAACTATCAATCTCTTTCAAGCTTTTATATATTTTTCACCATTTTACTGTTTAGGGATATATGTATCAATGAACAAGGAAAAAATAGGAAAGATATTAGAAAGAAATACATTAATTTTGGGAATTATATGGTTAATAACATTAATTTTTCAAGTTAAATATAATATCTTAGAGACAACACAAAAAAGTATCTTTGAAATAAAAGGAGTTGATTTAGTAGTCCCTGAAAAATTTTTTATCTGTCTTTTCTTTTTAGGACTTTTTATAAAATTAGAAAATTTAAATAATGCTTTAGGAGATGGAATAAAGAAAATTTTAAATCTATTAGCAGAGTGTAGCTTTGGAATATTTTTTATACATAATTATTTTATTTTACTATTCTGGGAAAAATATCATACTGGGATAGGGATATTGCAGAGCTTAACTTTAGGTATTGTAACAATTTTTTTATCAACATTGATAGTTTTACTCTTTAAAAAAGGACTTGGAAAAAATAGTAGGATATTGATTGGAAGTTAA
- a CDS encoding RnfABCDGE type electron transport complex subunit B — MEAVLIPAIVLGVTGLAMGLFLAFASIKFEVQVDPKIEAIGGILPGANCGGCGFPGCSGYAAAIVEEGVPMSLCAPGGASVAAKIGEIMGASVDVSSEKIVARVLCQGDNTRTTKIYDFEGELQTCAAMTLYAGGDKSCAYSCLGHGDCEKVCPVDAIKVNKRGIAEVDEDKCISCGLCQKACPKSVIAMLPKNKKVTVTCSSKDKGAVAKKACTTACIGCGICAKNCPVDAITVENNLAKIDPAKCISCGICATKCPTKAIVSDIEPRKAEIIEDNCIGCTACARKCPVSAIEGAVKEKHHVITDKCVGCGICFDACKFKAIKMNVV; from the coding sequence ATGGAGGCAGTATTAATACCAGCTATTGTGTTGGGGGTAACAGGACTTGCTATGGGGTTATTCCTTGCGTTCGCGTCTATTAAGTTTGAGGTACAAGTAGACCCAAAAATAGAAGCAATTGGTGGGATTCTTCCGGGAGCAAACTGTGGAGGATGTGGATTTCCAGGATGTTCTGGATATGCAGCTGCAATAGTAGAAGAGGGAGTACCTATGTCACTATGTGCACCTGGTGGAGCATCTGTGGCAGCTAAAATTGGAGAGATTATGGGAGCATCTGTAGATGTTTCTTCTGAAAAAATAGTGGCTAGAGTATTATGTCAAGGTGATAATACTAGAACTACTAAGATATATGATTTCGAAGGAGAGTTACAAACTTGTGCAGCTATGACACTTTATGCTGGCGGAGATAAATCTTGTGCTTACTCATGTTTAGGTCATGGAGATTGTGAAAAAGTTTGTCCAGTAGATGCCATTAAAGTAAATAAAAGAGGTATAGCTGAGGTTGATGAAGATAAGTGTATCTCTTGTGGACTTTGTCAAAAAGCTTGTCCTAAGAGTGTAATAGCTATGTTACCAAAAAATAAAAAGGTAACTGTAACTTGTTCTTCTAAAGATAAGGGAGCAGTTGCTAAAAAAGCTTGTACTACGGCTTGTATAGGATGTGGAATCTGTGCTAAGAACTGTCCAGTAGATGCTATTACAGTTGAGAATAATTTAGCTAAGATAGATCCAGCTAAATGTATCTCTTGTGGAATCTGTGCTACTAAGTGTCCTACAAAAGCTATAGTTAGTGATATAGAGCCTAGAAAAGCTGAGATTATAGAAGATAACTGTATAGGATGTACAGCTTGTGCTAGAAAATGTCCAGTATCTGCTATTGAAGGAGCAGTAAAAGAAAAGCATCACGTAATTACTGACAAATGTGTAGGATGTGGAATTTGTTTTGATGCTTGTAAGTTTAAGGCAATAAAAATGAATGTTGTATAA
- a CDS encoding patatin-like phospholipase family protein translates to MKRNGLKIGLALSGGGMRAIIFHLGVLKYLAEKKLLENVEYVSSVSGGSITLALMYTNNNMHWVSSDEYIDRVLPSIRRMILSEDIERRFILRSIIDIPHILDTKCKKLANTMKIFWGMNGKLGELPKNPRWDINAVTYETGKRFFFSQERCGDNRIGYFYGEELDIAEAVAASAGFPILIGMYELKRDNFEWFDRYGEKKIEPSKGKLHLWDGGIYDNLGLEPIFQRILREDEKVNYYIVSDAGAGSKEFVVYRKIFGRVRALKRLLDISMEQVDSLNSRFYKEYIEREKNGVYIRIGESAFEILKDREMEEWRKLKRINNSLSIKECRWAECYPTNLKKPKEEEFDKLLRHGYESMLLKSL, encoded by the coding sequence ATGAAAAGAAATGGATTAAAGATAGGCTTAGCACTATCTGGTGGTGGAATGAGGGCTATAATATTTCATCTAGGAGTATTAAAATATTTAGCTGAGAAAAAATTATTAGAAAATGTGGAATATGTATCTTCAGTATCAGGGGGAAGTATAACTCTAGCTCTTATGTATACGAACAATAATATGCATTGGGTAAGTAGTGATGAGTACATAGATAGAGTACTACCTAGTATAAGAAGAATGATATTGAGTGAGGATATAGAAAGACGATTTATATTGAGAAGTATAATAGATATACCACATATATTAGATACTAAGTGTAAGAAATTAGCTAATACTATGAAAATATTTTGGGGAATGAATGGAAAATTAGGAGAACTGCCTAAAAATCCTAGATGGGATATCAATGCTGTAACATATGAGACTGGAAAGAGATTCTTCTTTTCTCAGGAAAGATGTGGAGATAACAGAATTGGGTATTTTTATGGAGAGGAGTTGGATATAGCGGAAGCAGTTGCTGCATCAGCAGGATTTCCAATTTTAATAGGAATGTATGAATTAAAAAGAGATAATTTTGAATGGTTTGATAGATATGGAGAGAAGAAAATAGAACCAAGTAAGGGAAAACTTCACCTATGGGATGGAGGAATCTATGATAATCTTGGACTGGAGCCGATATTTCAGAGGATACTCAGAGAGGATGAAAAAGTGAATTACTATATAGTGAGTGATGCTGGGGCTGGTAGTAAGGAGTTTGTTGTATATAGGAAAATATTTGGAAGAGTCAGAGCTTTAAAAAGACTCTTAGATATTTCAATGGAGCAAGTTGATAGTCTCAATAGTAGATTTTATAAAGAGTATATTGAAAGAGAGAAAAATGGAGTATATATCAGAATAGGAGAGAGTGCTTTTGAAATATTAAAAGATAGAGAAATGGAGGAATGGAGAAAGTTAAAAAGAATAAATAATAGTTTGAGTATTAAGGAGTGTAGATGGGCAGAGTGTTATCCTACTAACCTTAAAAAACCTAAGGAAGAGGAGTTTGATAAGTTATTAAGGCATGGGTATGAGAGTATGTTATTAAAGAGTCTATAA